The Mytilus galloprovincialis chromosome 2, xbMytGall1.hap1.1, whole genome shotgun sequence genome has a window encoding:
- the LOC143062552 gene encoding MAM domain-containing glycosylphosphatidylinositol anchor protein 2-like, with protein sequence MRGAGSGSLSVLVQEYGYASSWDNVFTANGNQGDRWMFASINIPYHTDLYIEIKADKGGNKGDIAIDEIVLSTGECTSDLFVCGFELLDETCIFRNKDNDDFDWKLGQLNTPTLKIGPTDAYSGNQYAYIEVNKKNSGEVAVLSTDGTVLAASEYCLQFYYHMYGAHIGNLVVYIKENGSETWEIVFTKDGDQGNLWNHACLNLSYQNEITIEIEASKGGQTRKKNKGDIAIDEIQLSTGACTFP encoded by the exons ATGAGAGGAGCTGGCAGTGGATCACTCTCAGTTTTGGTGCAAGAATACGGATATGCATCTAGTTGGGATAACGTGTTTACTGCCAATGGAAATCAAGGAGATCGCTGGATGTTCGCGTCCATTAATATTCCATATCACACCGATCTTTAT atTGAAATTAAGGCAGACAAAGGAGGTAATAAAGGTGACATCGCAATTGACGAAATTGTGCTATCGACTGGAGAATGTACTA GTGATCTATTTGTTTGTGGATTTGAGTTATTAGATGAAACCTGCATATTTAGAAACAAAGACAACGATGATTTTGATTGGAAGCTTGGTCAATTG AACACACCAACACTAAAGATTGGACCAACTGATGCATATTCCGGCAATCAGTATGCTTATATTGAAGTAAATAAGAAGAACTCGGGAGAAGTTGCTGTTTTATCAACAGACGGGACAGTTTTAGCAG CCTCCGAATATTGCCTCCAGTTTTACTACCATATGTACGGAGCTCATATAGGAAATCTTGTAGTTTATATAAAGGAAAATGGTTCAGAGACATGGGAAATTGTGTTTACAAAGGATGGAGATCAGGGAAATCTTTGGAACCATGCATGTTTGAATTTATCGTATCAGAATGAAATCACT ATTGAAATAGAAGCAAGCAAAGGAGGCCAAaccagaaagaaaaacaaaggggACATAGCAATTGATGAAATTCAGTTGTCTACTGGTGCATGCACAT TTCCTTGA